Within the Camelus dromedarius isolate mCamDro1 chromosome 9, mCamDro1.pat, whole genome shotgun sequence genome, the region CATCGCCtgcttctgggggtggggggtgctggggaAGTTGGCCCCCAAGATGCTGCTGCAGGGTGAGCAGGGAGGGCACCCTGGGGGCAGCACATGTATGCATCCTGGGCAGTTGTCAGAGCAGTTGCTCCCCCTACTCCTCCCCATCTCGAGGCAGGACGTGGGGGCTAAGAGCAAGGCCGCCTGCTCACCCCTGGCTCTACTCCCCTGCAGCTGAGCATTGACAATTGCTGGGTAGGCTCCTTCTGCCCCCAGGCCAGCTTCACCGCCACCATCTACGATGCCATCGCCACCGAGAGCACCCTCTTCATTCGGCAGAACCAGCTCGTTTACTATTTTACGGGCACATATATCACACTCCACGAGAGCAACCATGGCAGCGGTGAGGGAGCTGTGGCCGGGTCACATACCTGGGTGTCCCTGGCATCTTAGGCAAGGGGACCTGCCCATtggagcccaggggagggaaCCTCAGTGAATCCATCCCCTGGAGGCACCTGGGACTGGAATTGCCTTTGGGGTGGGTGGAGTTGGAGGGACTTCCCAGGCTCCTGAAGTGTCGCTGCCTACATTGCATGGCCTTTTCCTGACCTCTGGGTGCTGGCGTGAGGCTTTCAtccagcctctcccaggagcTGTGAGCCAACTAAGGGCCACAGAGAGCGGTGTGAGAGtgaagggagggagcagagagacaAACATATATGCACGAACACGAGcgtttgcacacacacacacacacacacacacacacacacacacacacacacacgtacacacaaagtcagaaagacagagaaagacatgggAAGAAAGATGTACACCAAGAGAGAAATTTCAGGGTCTGGAGAGAGGCACAGaatcagaaagacagacagaaacagaggTCGGCTGTTGGAGGGGCAAAACCATGAACAGGATtaatcagagaggaaaaagagctTTTGATTCAGCCTCATCTTTTACCAAAGCCCTAGTTCTTctcaccaccccaccccgcccccaccccatgtAAATGAGCGATGACAACTTATTGGGTCACCAAAACTTTGACTGTAACCTATATTAGTTAATGGATGTTCCCAACaacttcattttcctctctttctctcttaggGCCCTTTGATGGTGGGAAGACCTTCACTTGTTAAATTAGATTTAATTCAAAGAATGGGCTGTTTAATCAGCTTAGCTGAAAAACTCAGGAGCATGTGGGTTTCAGGCACAGTTGGATCTAGGGGCTCACTGTAGCTGTTAGACAGGCCCCATCCTTGTGATGGCTATGGTGATTCCCTGCCCCAACTAGCAACTGCAGACTTTTATGCCCTCAGGGACCCCAGGAAAGACCATCTCTTTGTTAGTGGTTGCAGACTGAGACTATCTGATTTGCCCAGCTTGGTCACATGCCCAGCTCAGAACCAATCGCTCTGACCAGGGGAATGCAAGGGTGGGGTCAGCCCAGTCTGAACTTCGTGGACAGAGTGTGAGCAAGGGGGATTTTCTCAAAGGCAGCTGGGGCCCTGCACCAAGGGTCCCTCAGACACCACATTCAACAGTTGCTCCAGCGCGAGAGGACAGATAACAGGCTCATTAAGACAAGGGAATGGTGGATGGGTGGCCAGGTCCCAGGATCAAATGTCTATGCTGGCCCCCGCAGAGAAATGGGTTCATGTCCTGGACAACGAGTGTGTCAAGAAGTTGTGCCCCGTGCATTTCCATAGCAATGGCTCTGAGTACATCATAGCCCTCACCGCTGGCAAGCACGAAGGTTACGTCTACTTGGGGACTATCACAGGTAAGGCTGGGGTCCTCTGGCAGCCCGAGAGACCCCCTCCATACCCTCTCACCTCCAAGAATTCTGACCCCAGGCCCTCACCCCTCACCATATTCCTTCAGGAGGGATCTCAGGTTGGAGGTGGTCTCTGTGATTTGGGATGGGTTTATACATTTGTCAGTGCAGGGCTTGGAGTGTGCTCTGTATCTTCATGATGTGCTTGGTTTCAAAGGGCAGAagctcaatttaaaaatcatttaagcaTAAAAACTTTGTAGACTTCTATAAATGAAACGACCAGGATCCAAtatcaggcatggctggatccagaggCTCACAGGGTATATTGCCAGGACTCTGGCTATCTCTTGGCAAGGTTGTATAGCATAGGGATTATAGCACAGCCTCTGGAGAGAGACTGCGCTAACACACCCAATTCAAGTCACTTGTGGCTTTAGACAGGTGACAATCTCTCTTTTTGGCCTCCtatcctcatttgcaaaatgaggctGATGTTACTAGTACCTGCCTCATCATGTTgacataaagattaaataagttagCATATGTAAAGGTCTTAGCATAGTGCTGGGGACATGGTGAGTGCTGTTCAGGGTTTCTCATTATTAGCCCTGTCATTTGGCATCCTATTCAGGTAGGTACTCCTCTCATGGGGGTTAAAGATGACCTCCAGGAACTCAGAGCTCATATCTCCCACCTGTCTTGAGTCACTTGGAGAGAGTGGGAGCAGCTTCTTCCCTATTAACTCTAGCATGAATTCAGGGTGCAACCTTGGCTCATTCTGGGTCACATGCCCAGACCTGAGCCAATTACTGTGACCAGAGGCAGACATAACTTTGATAGGCCAGATGTGAATGACTGAAAGGCCAGTTGGGTGAGACCTGTCCCATGGAATCACAAAGACTAAGAGGGAGACACAGGCATTCTACCACAGATAATTGGAAAGCTGATCTGTTGAGGTGCTGGCCGGGCTGTGAAGGGCCTGAGCATTGACCTGTCCTGCTCTGCAGATGGCCGTGTGTCCTTCGAGTTGCTGCCCAGGCAGCGGTCCGTGTGTGATGCGATAAAAGGTACTCAGCTCCCAGATGGTTTGGGGGTGGGCAATGGGGGGTTGGAGGGTGTGGGAAAGCAAGGAAGGGTGGGAGAGGTCATGGGAATGGATGGGCAGTTTCTTGGGGAGAGGTGGAGAGTCAACCGGGATGGGCGTGGCAGTTACAGAGCCCACAGAGAGGGGCGGGGTCCCGGGGCTACTCTGGACCTCCTCCTTCCCAACCAGTTGTCAACTGCTCCATAACCTGGGCCGTGTTCGTTGCTGGTCACTACAATCTCCTGCTGCTGGTGGAGACTGAAGACGCCTCCACCAGGAAGTATTTCCAGGTGGTCAGCTATGACCTGGGTAATTGGGGCACCATGGGTGGCTGAGTGGGAAGGGGCAAGAGCCCATGGTGTGAACTGAGGGCCCATCCTGTGGGATCTGTGCCCAGCAGCCAGCCAGAAGGAAATGTTGCTCTGTCACTGCGGGGTAAGGGGCAGTGGTGGAGAACAGGCTGGAGAGGCTGAGAGGAAGTCAATGAGACTGAAATAGAGGGGAAAGCCGAGGGAGGGATATTGGAGAGATGAGCAGATGCCAGATCTGGAAGGGCCTTGTGGTGCACAGTAAGGAGATCTGATTTGATTTTACCCAAAGTGAGAATAGGGCTGCCATGTACAGTTGTACAGGCTGTGCATGGTGGTCCCCAGCCAAGGAGTCAGAGGAGGCGAGTCCTCTGCCGTAACAGGACTGTATCCTCTCAGAGGCAGTGCCTTTGGACAATCCACATAAAGAAACTCTAAGAGCTAATAGGCCCAAGTGGGAAACCGTTGGAGAGTCTTTGGCTGAGTCAGGGGGCTGGGGACTTGCCCAGTTTCAGGTTTTGAAAGCTCAGGGCCTCAGGAGAGTTTGCTGCGTTTTCCCCACCTGCAGTCCGTGATTACCTGGTCATCCTCTACACTGTCCCAGAATTCATCCCTGACGGtaggaggggaaggcagagggggcTGCAAAGCTGGGTGGGGGCCAAGAGGGGCCCAGGTGACCCCATCTCACTGCTGCATCCACTCTTCCTCTGTCTGCCAGCTCAAGGCCTGGAGTTCCTGAATATCCTAGGGACAGAGTCTTACACCAACATCTCGATGGTACCTAAGGGCATGTCCTATAACCCATATAACAACTGGCTGTTCATCTGGGGCAACTTCCTCCTGATGAGGTATGGGGGATGGGCTGACTCGGCCTCCCCAGCCCCATTAGAGTGGGGGTTCTTTCTGAAGTCACCAGGTTTTCAGAGTATGCCCAAGTCCAGAAGTTGTCAGGAACTGGGATGGGGGAAATATGGGCTGGGGTAGGCAGGGAAGGATGGGGGAAGCTGATATTTTAAAGCTGGGAGCCCTTTCTTGAATGAAACTTGATGTAAAGACCCAACCTGTATGGGCAATGGAAGGGTATTGTCTGGGGAAATTTACCCCTCAGGAACCTAAGAGATCCAAAGTCAATGCCATGGGCTGTTGGCACACTGCCAGGTTGGTTGAATGCTCCTGTTTACAGATGGGTAGGTTAGCCAGAGGGTTTGGAGTGGGGGCAGAAGCTAGGGTCCCATTCTTAAAAGGCTGGTGGAGGACTGAGTAGATGGTTCCTGCATCATATTAGGCCCAGTTGGGGGACAGATGTTCCCCAGGGGCCTTGCCTGGGTGCCCCTACCTCCTATCTCTGCCCCAGCAGCTATAACAATCAAAACTTCATCTACCTGGCGGATTTCCCCAAGGAGCTGTCCATCAAGTACCTGGTCAACTCATTCCATGGTGAAGTGGCTATTGTCACAGAGACCGAGGAGGTGGGCCACCCTGCCCTTCTTCCCACCTCCTATCTGCCCACCCCCAAATCCTGGGGGGTCTCCCTTTTCCCCATTAGAGTAAAGGGGCCCAAGGGAGGGAAGGTCCTCAGGGACTCCGGGGGAAGGGCAACAGGAGATCCATTTATAGCTGAGACTCCTTGAGCTCAAAAAGGTTAAGTACCTCTTCCAAAGTCACTCACCAGAGTGCAAGACTTGTGCTCAGAGCCATGATGTGATTGCCAGAGGGGTCCCTCTTTTATTCCATCATGCGGTTGTTCAGTTCATaaatattgagcacttactgtatgcctGACTcggtgctggggacacagtgatGACTGAGTTAggcccaggccctgtgctcacCGGGTCACAGTCCAGTTGGAAAGATGGACTTGTTCCCAGACAGTGACAGTTCAGAGTAGTCAGGGTTGCAACAGGGCAAACCGCACCTATGGTAGTTCAGAtcgcatctgtgtgtgtgtgtgtgtccgggAGGACTTCATAGAGGAGGCCACGTGGAGGGGGGGACATGCTGGAGCCTAGAGGGGATCCTCCAGGCTGAAGCTAAGAAGAAGGTGAGGTCTAGAGCCAAATGTGTTGGGGGGATGAGAGGGTGGGCATCAGTGCagagatgggaaactgaggccaaggggATAGTGAGACCCTGGAGGGTgcagagtgaaaaggaaaaaagagggctCATTCATCAGAACCCCAGCCTTTAGGGAGTGTCTGTATTAGGAATGCTTACACTGCAAGTAATAGAAACTCAAGCAGACTGAAACATTGAAGAAATTTATCCTGGCGAGTGAGGGCTGGAAGCAAAGGTGGTTGGGTCTGGGAAGTAGAAAGCTGGTCCCAGCTGGAGGTGGGCTCCCAAGCCTCACCCTGCAGGGAATGGGACCTTCACACTCAGTGGAGGGAGCAACAGGGTCAGAGGGCCTGTGGTCCTCACACACATACCCAGCTGTTGCACCCCCAGATCTGGTACCTCCTGGAGGGCAGCTACCGGGTGAACCAGCTCTTTCCATCCAAGGGCTGGGAGGTGTACATCAGCCTACAGGTGATGCACCAGTCCTCTCTCTACGCCCCCAATGAGACCATGGTCACCCTCTTCTACGAAGACAGCAAACTGTACCAGGTGCCAGGTGGGGGGCTATGGGGAGACATGGGGAGCCAGAGGGAGGCTGACACCAGCTCACATGGTTCTGCCTTTCCACTGCAGCTGGTATACCTTATAGACAACCAGCAGGGCAGGCTCGTCAAGAGGCTTGTGCCTGTGGAGCAGCTTCTGATGTACCAGCAGCTCAGCAACAGCTACCACTTGAAGCCGCAAGGGTGAGAAGATACTGGACCACAGCAGTAGTCAGAGAGCCCTAGGCTCCCATTCGTGTGAAGCTCCCTTTctgggatgggggttgggggggaggacCATGCCATCCTCAACAACTAGGCTGGGCTCAAAGGAGGGGTCTGACCCAGCCTGAGGGCAAGACGCATCAGAGAGGGCTTCAAGGAGGAAGATATGCATGAGCTGTGACCTGAAGGGTGAGGAAGAATTGTCCAGGTGACAGGATGGAGAAGGGTGTTCCAGAATAGGGGAAccacatgtgcaaaggccccagGGAAGAAAGGAGATTGTGTGGTCAAGAACTGTGAGGGAGCAGTGCAGACAGAGTGCAGTGGTGGTCATAGGGAGGAACTTGGACTTCATGTTGAGGAGCCTGGGGAACTATGATGGGACTAAGGGAAGGGACTACATGGTTTTACTATGTTCAGTAGTGATCCTTCTGGTCACCTGTGAGaggcagctgggggaggagggacgtGGAAAGGTGCTTAGGAGGTTGAATACCTGGAGGGTTCCTGGTGAGTCTAGGCTGAAGTCCAGGACTCTGGTTGGAGGGACCGAGGGACAACCAGGGGAATGTGTCCAGGGACAGGAGGGGCAGAGGCTGAGAAGGAAGGTCCGGGGTAGATTAGCCTTGGGTAGTCAGCACGGAAATGAGAAAAAGGTCTTCGGAGGCTCCAGGTGCGCCTGGCCGGCGCGGAAAAGTCAACTGCCGTTCTCCACTCCCGCTACCCAGGGGTCACCTGACGCTCTCCTTCACCGAATTCTGCCCCTTCATGGTGTTGCGCCTGCGGGACTTACCCAACCCGCAAACCTACACGCGCCAGGAGCGCTACCGAGCACAGCCGCCGCGCGTCCTGGAGCCCTCGGGCTTCCACAACGAGATCTCCCTCGCTGTCTATCAGGGCCTCGTTTACTACCTGCTCTGGCTGCACTCCGTGTACGACAAGGTGGGCGCCTGGAGGCGGCCGGGGCTTCCGGGCCGGGGCTGGTCTGAGGTAGGACTGCAGAGGCTTAGGAGGCAAGGCCTACGTGGCTGGGAGAACCGCCGCGGAGGGTGGGGGAGAGCGGAGCATCCCCGGTGCGTCTGAGgctgagggggctggggagggcgtCGAGCACGGCTCCGGGGAGGTGGCTTTGGGGTGTGGCCATCGGGCCGAAAGCGGGGCTTGGGGCGGGGCCAGGGTTTGTATCTTTCTCTTTGAGTCAGCGGCTGGGACTGAGGATAGGAAGGGGTCTGGGGTGCCACCTGCCTGGACACGCACCCCGGCCCTCCTCATGATGCTGGCGGTCCCTGCAGCCCTACGCGGACCCGGTCCACGACCCCACCTGGCGCTGGTGGAAGGACAGGAGGCAGGATCAGGTGAATGGAGAGGGCTGCGAGTCGGGGAGGACCCAGCCTGACACCCTCACCGTCCCTTGTCTCTTGGGGCTGACTTTGGCCGGCATCCGCTCCCCCAGGATTACTACTTCTACCTGGCGAGCAACTGGAGGAGCGCGGGCAAGGTGCACATTGACATGACTAGTTACGAAAAGATCTACGACCTCAAGGCCGAGTATGAGCTGCCCGAGCGCATCTTCCTGGACAAGGGCACCAGCTACAGCTTTTCCATCTTCCTGACCGCCCAGGGGCATTTGTTCAAGTCGGAGATCCGGCACGGTCTGTGGGCGGGGCCGGGTGGAATCTGAGGGGCGGGGCTTCGTTCGGGTCTGGCTGAAGGCCCTaatccctccctctgctccaagcAGGGGTCTCTGTCCAGCCGCAGAGTCGGGCAAAGCTGGCGGTGGTGCTGGGCGACCCGGGCTGCATCAAGGTGGTGATGAAGAAGGAGGTCCTTATTAATCGCTACTTGGTACTTCTCTGGGTGAGACCagatggggaaggggtggagaagTGGAGGCAGAGCTACTAGTGGACCCGTTAGAAACCCTCGGTTATTTAACTGTCTCTGGGTTCTCTCACTGGCCTGCTGACCCATTTTCTGCCCTCAACCCCAGGTTACGCTCAGTGATAAAAGGTCTTGCTTTGACCAAGGCATTAGTGGACATCACCTTAGGAAGACCTCCATGCTCGTCAAGGTGTGGTCCAAGCCCGGCAAAGAGGGAGGCGGGATAAGGGGAAAGACTGGGACCCTGTGTTAAACCATCATCACCTGTTCCTACTCACAGGTGGTGGGCTCTGCCTGGCACTGCTTTCAGAACACGCTCCAGGGGCCCCGCATGCAAGTATTGGACTTGGGGTACTCGGCCCTgtgctggagggaaggggttgggTCAAGTCTCAACAGGGCTGAGTCCAAGGGCCTCCCCTGGGAATCCCATGTATGACTTtctaatttcttccttcttgttcATTTTCGTCATTCCCCTGCCCAGTCACTCACTCGCTCCTTTCAGCCACCCATGTTTTCAGATTGCGCACAGGCTTGAATGTCCCTTCTGATACTTTTCTGCAGAGGGAACGTAAAGTATCTATGACACAGGGCTTCTTCCAATCAGTACAAAGGTGGCCCGTGGACCAGCTTGGCCCCTCCTTCACACCTTGCTCATGCATCGTTCAAGACTTTGGGTCCTTGGTTTTCACTTGTTTGCACATACAGTATCTCCTTCACACAGAGGCagacacaggctcagagaggggcagaCATCTGCTTAGAGTAACCCCGGGAGCTAATAAGTGGTAGAAGAGGCCTTGTTCTTACCCACTGCCCTGCCCACTCTCCAGCAGACAGACCCTGGGGGTCCTCCCTCCTGGCTTGGTATGACCCAGGGTAgtataaaaaaaattgagttgtaACAGCCCCCAATTCCTTGGATTACATGAGAGAACCCAGGTCATGTGCAGGGAAGAATGACTGACCTCAGCATCCAGGAAGTGTTTCCTGCTATCCTTAGtgatacacattatttttctcttaatcatGACACCAAACTCAGAGTTAACAACTCCATTTTTGACCCAGCAGATCCCTTCTGGGAATCTGATCTGCAAACACAGTTACAGCAAAAGactggagacagcctaaatgttcgTTAATTAGGGGAGTAGTTATATAAATGGTGGTTCCATGCAGTGGAAAACTATTCAGctgttaagaaagaaagaaagaaaaaaggcagagagaacaaAGATCTGCACATACTGATGTGGAATGATCTCCAAAGTGTATTttattcttaagagaaaaaagcagGGGACAGAAcagtataaacaaaatgtgagCATGAACGGTTAATTGAGAACATATATCCATGCTTGCGTTTATTTGCGTGAAGAAACTCTGGGAAAATAGGCAAGAAAGTCCTCAGAGTGGCTCCCTATTCTTGGAATAGGGAAGAGGCAGGACAGCTGGAAGATGGGagaggaaatgaaatttttactatatatatgggtttgtgtgtatatatatatatatgcatatatatatctactctctctctctctctcgtgaCCATAATATCCACCTAAACTAAAGTTTAAGGTTTaaaaagccaatttttttttaaacatggaggggaggggctcgagtggtagagcacatgcttggcatgcacgaggttcttggttcaatccctaggacctccattaaaaaaaacaacaactaataagaaataaataaagagacctaatgacctcccaccaccaaaataaataaataaataagtaaataaataaataaataaataaataaataaataaataaataacacagggaaacagaggagCTGAAGGTGAAATGCAGTCTGACTTCTCTCTATCTGCATTCTCAGGCTGGGGCCTTTTAGATTTCTTGtccctctctctccactcccccaCATTGCCAGATCAAGAAGTATGTGTATTTGGAAGGCTTGGAGACTCTCTCTGACTCCCCATCCTGGGAAAAATGGAAACTGGAACTAATCTGATAAACAATGGGTTCTCAATCGGTAAATATGTtggatgaaggaagaaagaaatgaacttccacatactaggcactcaaggCTTGGGGCAGCCCTCAGCAGGCCAGCTCCAGAGATAGGCCTCCAGAGGGGAatggggttggggctgggatTGAGGTGACAGACCAAGAACAGATTTCACTCCCAGTGCCTGGAGCTTATGCATTCATTccaccaatatttattgagtgcctgtcaCATGCCAGCATTGGTCTTTAGGTGCTGGGATTACAGCGGTGAACAAAACACAATTCCTGTCCTTGTGAAGCTGACTTTCTAGTGGCGGGGTTGAGTGGGATGGGGGACAGCGGGTAGtgtatttgtttcctagggctgccatgacaaattaGCACAAACTGGGAAATGTATTCTCTCCCAGTTGTGGAGGACAGAAGTCCAGAATCAGGACTGTTCCCCTCTGCAGTTTGAGGGAGAATCAGTTCTAGGCCTCCAGCCCAGCTTCCGGTGGTCATTGACAATCCTTGACGCTCCTTGGCTTGAAGATGCATCACTCCAactctgcctccatcctcacaggacacttataaggacactggtcattGGATTAGTGCCCACCCTAGTCCAGtacgacctcatcttaacttgattacctctgcaaagaccctattccAAGTTAGGTCACAGGCGCAGGTACCCGGGGATTAGGACTTCAGCCTATCTTCTGGGGATGCACAATTCAACCCAGAACAGAGTCAGGCAATaatccagagaaataaaatatattggatGTTAAGGGGTGGCGAGCACTAGGGGAAAAAGAAGCAGGCTAGGGATGTGGGGTATGTTAGACTTTTCCATAGGATGGTTCAGGGAAGGCCTGGCTAAGGAGGaaacatttgagcaaagacttgaaggaggagaggaagcgaGCACATGGTTATGTGCCAGAAAGCGTGCCAGTGAGAGGTGACGGTTGGCAGAGAGACTTGGAGGCAGGAGTATGGTTCACAGACTAAAGGAACAGTGAGGAGCAGGCATGACTGGATCAGGGCGGGCGAGGAGGAGCATGGAGAGAGATGAGATCACAGTGGTGACGGGCAGATCACGCCAGGCCTAGTGGGCCCCGGTGAGCGAGGTGACACCTCGGGAGCCATCCTAGCAGAGGAGCAACACAGGTGTTCACAGGGTCCCCCTGGCTGCATGTGGGGGTTAGCTCTGGAGGGAAGGGCTGGAACAGGGAGACCAGGGAGGGAGCAGGTTGGGCCAGCCAGGGTAGGGCAGAGGAGCTGAGAGGTTGTCAGGGAGAATAGCTCTATTTTGAAGTCTAGAGACAACAGAGTATCTGGATGGACTGGATGtgggagtgagagaaagagaggtttCCAGGATGAGGCCAAGGCCTCAAGCCTGAACATGGAGGAAAGAGGTACCATAAACTGAGGTGGGTTGTGGATAGATTGAATCTGAGATACTCATTAGACCTCCTGGTGACTTAGTGGCTGATAGGTGTAAAGTCTTTGGCCCAGGCCTAGGGTGGGAAGTGCTTAATCTACGGCCACCGACCCCTCTGCACAGTCATCATCAACCCAGGCCACAGCCTCCAGATGCCCATGTCCCTTTGAAACTTGGATGAAACCCCTGAGCCCTAACCCTGATATGAGCCAGGGACTTTTCACTCCTAGGACAATGTCACGGGGGTCCCCTACCCTGACCCCCATTCTGGGCTCCACTTCCCTCATGTACTCCATGCTTCCTCCAGGTCTCTTATTTGAGAAATCGGGCTCAACTTCCATCCCCCAAAGTCCAACTAGGAGTCGGATGCTGTAGGTGTAGGTGTTGGTGGCTTTGTGTATCTGATTCTGGAGGCGGCTGGAAGCAACCTGTCtcagtttgaatcccagctctaccacttaccagctgtgtggctttggataATTAAATgacttgacttctctgtgcctcacttttgccatctctaaaatggagatattAATAGTCTACCATGCAaggctgttttgaggattaaatgaatatgAATACATAAGGCACTTAGAACATTCCTTAGTGCCGGCGCATCATAAGAGCTACCTAAGTGTTTGCAGTTATTAGAATGTTGTTTTAAGGATAATAATGATGACATTGCCCTCTGATGATGGTGAACCTGGCAGGTGGTGgcagtgtgtgtgggaggaggggtgtcctccccgccccaccctccaGAGTAAGGCTTTTCTCCTCTCACTCAGGGCAACTTGATGATACCAGTGCTTATCGGCTGCCCCCCAGGCAAGCGCCTGGCCTTCGACATCACCTACACGCTGGAGTACAGCCGCCTGCAGAACAAGCATTACTTCGACTGCGCGCAAGTGGATCGTGAGATGCCCTGCTTCTTCTTCCGCGATAGTGCGTTTCCGGTCCCCTCCTCTCATTGTTCagtgtcttctgccctggccACTTTGCCCTCCCTAACCTTTCCTCCTGCCCACTCATCGCCCACCCATCTTCTGCTCTTCCCCTTAGTCCTCtcatctccccttcctcccctctccgtCCTCCACTTCCAAGCTAATTTCTCCTCCTGGCCTCAACCCCTCCTACCCCACAGTCTTCTACCCCTTCTTCTTGATCCAAGACTTGGTGACGGGAGATTCTGGCAGTTTTCAGGGCAGGTAAAGGCGTGGCCAAGCTAGCGGCtgatgggagtggggtggggaggtggggagagagtggGGATTGGGTGGTAGAGGTGATGCAGGATTCTGGACACCGAGGCCAGTCCATGAGCACCTTTGCTCCCGGCAGCTACGTACTGAAGGTGGTGGGCGGCGGGCCCACTATGGACACCATCAAGGAATACAGCGAGGAGGAGATCTACCGCTTCAACAGCCCTCTGGACAAGTAATCCCTGTGGGACCTGGCCCATAATCAGCCTTTCTTCCACTGCTGGCCCCTTCAGTTTCCCAGCCACAGACCTAATCTTGGCTGCAAGCCCCACCCACCTTGGTATCTCCGGCCCCGCCCACAGCCCAGGCTCCTAGGATTTCACACTTTTTGGCCCCG harbors:
- the CATSPERG gene encoding cation channel sperm-associated auxiliary subunit gamma codes for the protein MSPAWPRLRVLRALRALLVVLLAPWRLWAIKDTQDCTWQVALNKFDAIGENHTSDRFFYQEPLDTVDEVFSLLVDAPIDPDKTYLGFPYYLKINYSCKREFSEALVRKGHLTGLKPMVLVSFQSPVNFYHWKIEQLQIQMEAAPFRSKELCNAEEVCVMSWYTPMPIKNGSVVMRVDVSSNGLGPFIPNKSFRVNINGFLERQQDNTLRFTVGNELFNLIPRYFVNVPSRPLWYTVDQAPVLILGGIPEEKSILLTDTNFKDFFLVELSIDNCWVGSFCPQASFTATIYDAIATESTLFIRQNQLVYYFTGTYITLHESNHGSEKWVHVLDNECVKKLCPVHFHSNGSEYIIALTAGKHEGYVYLGTITDGRVSFELLPRQRSVCDAIKVVNCSITWAVFVAGHYNLLLLVETEDASTRKYFQVVSYDLVRDYLVILYTVPEFIPDAQGLEFLNILGTESYTNISMVPKGMSYNPYNNWLFIWGNFLLMSYNNQNFIYLADFPKELSIKYLVNSFHGEVAIVTETEEIWYLLEGSYRVNQLFPSKGWEVYISLQVMHQSSLYAPNETMVTLFYEDSKLYQLVYLIDNQQGRLVKRLVPVEQLLMYQQLSNSYHLKPQGGHLTLSFTEFCPFMVLRLRDLPNPQTYTRQERYRAQPPRVLEPSGFHNEISLAVYQGLVYYLLWLHSVYDKPYADPVHDPTWRWWKDRRQDQDYYFYLASNWRSAGKVHIDMTSYEKIYDLKAEYELPERIFLDKGTSYSFSIFLTAQGHLFKSEIRHGVSVQPQSRAKLAVVLGDPGCIKVVMKKEVLINRYLVLLWVTLSDKRSCFDQGISGHHLRKTSMLVKVVGSAWHCFQNTLQGPRMQGNLMIPVLIGCPPGKRLAFDITYTLEYSRLQNKHYFDCAQVDREMPCFFFRDIFYPFFLIQDLVTGDSGSFQGSYVLKVVGGGPTMDTIKEYSEEEIYRFNSPLDKTRSLIWTTKNTTTKDSAFHIMSHNSLGIEWLCLENSPCYDTIPHSIFAPEFYFKVLVSNRGVDKSTYCDYQLTFLLHIHGLPLSAKRAFFILMVSASLFVGLVILYLIFCLLLPCMMKACNVLHWKISNIMASESYTYSTHSNTRVFIRTSGTKSGGGSRGSSRVIPKAVQENKDVPKKP